In Deinococcus cellulosilyticus NBRC 106333 = KACC 11606, a single window of DNA contains:
- a CDS encoding family 10 glycosylhydrolase, with product MKNHKVRISLIPLGLLLLTAPAFAQDATPGAGIDPSQIVLEIETLDPPVERQRIGFVNEAVMEDFAHNTSNYLALFSRVFGDSVTIPRFAVGAQVNAAGQVTGVVNPSSEGQVPVWEKEPTPLPIPDGGYVVLAFDTSYQKHNFKKFVATRMKPGARVHLLADQQEVTVQRVAGNTVRPILQLKGAQVFSTTDQEVVLGGRIYPYLPDQPMPITFQGQPVEVQGDGSFTVQASLKPGLNELGFTLLRAGQKIERSQLIRQVKPAPQVSQPVFMWMEQYTSMRLRSREDIYQYLVKAKNSGITHIALDVKGYEGFVSYLKNDLTGRPHVSSMVSAARQGANPNLDLLAEFVRGAHLLGLKLYAAINTFGEGSMQESALIQQHPTWEEQVYRPEDGGQILPVRQSKGPGRVVLFVNPVHHQVRDMQLKTIEEILKNYDVDGLILDRTRFDGGFADFSTYTREAFDGHLKPLGKAVSRWPDDVYRWVQQPDGSFARQEGPLYNDWWTFRAGVIGSFVKEVRTVVDRYKAKGRDLQLGQYVGPSYDNLYEVGINWASPEFQYDPRLSLVNGRIYTPEYSQTGYLPALDFVMLGTYQNDPFSVLQDLTIAGIVSKDHKPLLGGVGLENLSDPDLLRELLQLHRTYSSGILLFEYSTANLDTIRAGLADQQYTRQSWISVSTPSGVPLTLDGVNVPRGTGQLVLYTQAYGASTSTTKFGVEVTVDAQGRVVSGKNLQQARDWNFASPQDNDSLIPRGGFVLSALDASGSRSKRQGLAKAFQVGDPVRAVRMQLEGVKHRSTVDARHVVLQGEVERLGPGENMELRINGQQAVLRNGKFVQRVMLADGLNLIQVQVRVDGQVTLEQTLEVTRLKK from the coding sequence GTGAAAAACCACAAGGTCCGCATCTCCCTGATCCCCCTGGGACTGTTGCTGCTCACAGCACCTGCATTTGCCCAGGATGCCACCCCGGGTGCTGGCATTGACCCTTCTCAGATTGTGCTGGAAATTGAAACCCTGGACCCTCCGGTGGAACGGCAGAGGATTGGGTTCGTCAATGAAGCCGTGATGGAAGATTTCGCCCACAACACCTCCAATTACCTTGCGCTGTTTTCACGGGTGTTCGGGGACTCGGTGACCATTCCCCGATTTGCCGTTGGAGCACAGGTCAATGCCGCTGGACAGGTGACAGGTGTGGTGAACCCCTCCAGTGAAGGGCAGGTTCCGGTGTGGGAGAAGGAGCCCACGCCACTGCCCATTCCAGATGGGGGTTACGTGGTGCTGGCTTTTGACACCAGCTACCAGAAACACAACTTCAAGAAATTCGTGGCAACCCGCATGAAACCCGGAGCCCGGGTGCACCTGCTGGCCGATCAACAGGAGGTCACGGTGCAGCGTGTTGCAGGAAACACCGTCAGGCCCATCTTGCAATTGAAAGGAGCGCAGGTCTTCAGCACCACCGATCAAGAGGTGGTGCTGGGGGGCAGAATCTATCCTTACCTGCCAGATCAGCCGATGCCCATCACCTTCCAGGGTCAGCCTGTGGAAGTGCAGGGGGACGGATCTTTCACGGTGCAGGCCAGCCTGAAACCCGGACTGAATGAACTGGGCTTCACCCTGCTCAGGGCCGGACAGAAAATCGAACGCAGCCAGTTGATCCGGCAGGTGAAGCCCGCCCCACAGGTCTCCCAGCCTGTCTTCATGTGGATGGAGCAGTACACCAGCATGCGTCTGCGCAGCAGGGAAGACATCTACCAGTACCTGGTGAAAGCCAAGAACAGCGGCATCACCCACATTGCGCTGGACGTGAAAGGCTACGAGGGTTTTGTCAGCTACCTGAAAAACGACCTGACCGGGAGGCCCCACGTCAGCAGCATGGTGTCTGCTGCCCGCCAGGGGGCAAACCCCAACCTGGATTTGCTGGCTGAATTTGTGCGTGGGGCGCACCTGCTGGGCCTCAAACTGTACGCCGCCATCAACACCTTCGGGGAGGGCAGCATGCAGGAAAGTGCCCTGATCCAGCAGCATCCGACCTGGGAAGAGCAGGTGTACCGCCCGGAGGACGGAGGCCAGATCCTCCCGGTCCGGCAGAGCAAAGGTCCCGGCAGGGTGGTGCTGTTCGTGAACCCGGTGCACCATCAGGTGCGGGACATGCAGCTGAAAACCATCGAGGAAATCCTCAAAAATTACGATGTGGACGGTCTGATTCTGGACCGCACGAGGTTTGATGGGGGCTTTGCAGATTTCTCCACCTACACCCGTGAGGCGTTCGATGGGCACCTGAAGCCTCTTGGGAAGGCGGTGTCCCGCTGGCCGGACGATGTGTACCGCTGGGTGCAGCAACCGGATGGCAGTTTTGCCCGCCAGGAAGGTCCCCTTTACAACGACTGGTGGACGTTCCGTGCAGGGGTGATTGGCAGCTTTGTCAAAGAAGTTCGCACTGTGGTGGACCGTTACAAGGCAAAGGGCCGGGACCTGCAACTGGGCCAGTACGTCGGTCCTTCCTACGACAACCTGTATGAGGTGGGCATCAACTGGGCCAGCCCGGAATTCCAGTACGATCCGCGCCTCTCACTGGTCAACGGGCGGATCTACACCCCCGAGTACAGCCAGACCGGTTACCTTCCAGCTCTGGATTTCGTGATGCTGGGGACCTACCAGAACGATCCTTTCAGTGTCCTGCAGGACCTCACCATTGCCGGGATCGTCTCAAAGGACCACAAACCCCTGCTTGGCGGGGTGGGCCTCGAAAACCTCTCCGACCCTGACCTTCTGCGTGAACTGCTGCAACTGCACCGCACCTACAGCAGTGGCATCCTGCTTTTTGAGTACAGCACCGCCAACCTGGACACCATCCGGGCAGGTCTCGCAGACCAGCAGTACACCCGGCAAAGCTGGATTTCGGTGAGCACCCCCTCTGGTGTCCCGTTGACCCTGGACGGGGTGAACGTGCCAAGAGGAACGGGGCAACTGGTGCTTTACACCCAGGCTTACGGGGCAAGCACCTCCACCACAAAGTTCGGGGTCGAGGTCACTGTGGATGCACAGGGCCGGGTGGTTTCAGGCAAGAACCTGCAGCAGGCCAGGGACTGGAATTTCGCGAGCCCGCAGGACAACGACAGCCTGATTCCCCGGGGAGGCTTTGTGCTCTCTGCACTGGACGCTTCTGGAAGCCGCAGCAAACGGCAGGGACTGGCAAAGGCGTTTCAGGTGGGAGACCCGGTGCGGGCTGTGCGCATGCAGCTTGAAGGGGTGAAACACCGCAGCACCGTGGATGCCAGACACGTGGTGCTGCAAGGTGAGGTGGAACGGCTCGGCCCCGGTGAGAACATGGAGTTGCGCATCAATGGTCAGCAGGCTGTCTTGCGCAACGGCAAATTTGTGCAGCGCGTCATGCTTGCAGATGGCCTCAACCTGATTCAGGTGCAGGTGCGGGTGGATGGACAGGTGACGCTGGAGCAGACGCTGGAGGTCACCCGCCTGAAAAAATAA
- a CDS encoding HAD hydrolase family protein, whose product MPLLAFDLDGTLIDESTKTHAPQLAEQLKTLRQQECKIALITGRFVLPPQILDLVQPDAWALGNGNRIFVADRCVSRHFLSEIEVQTALDLLGDLKLTVVGSAITDRPVNFVFDCDDPRWDPGRPGGHILPLTDMADHDVLHVMFMGEDAPIMRERLLSALPDLNVTGGIPPYTDCVNLYARQAKKHLTLQTIAELLQVSMDETIAFGDSDNDLEMLQAAGHAVQVGDMPYLNGICQDQVSCPLVGLPEWLDRFVAQGFQLKR is encoded by the coding sequence ATGCCTCTTCTTGCATTTGACCTTGATGGAACCCTGATCGACGAATCCACCAAAACCCATGCCCCCCAGCTTGCAGAACAACTGAAGACCCTCAGGCAGCAAGAATGCAAGATCGCACTGATCACGGGTCGTTTTGTGCTGCCTCCACAGATTCTGGACCTTGTTCAGCCTGATGCCTGGGCTCTGGGAAACGGCAACCGCATTTTTGTGGCTGACAGATGCGTGTCCCGGCATTTTCTCTCAGAAATTGAAGTGCAGACCGCGCTGGATTTGCTGGGGGATTTGAAACTCACCGTGGTGGGATCTGCCATCACAGACCGTCCTGTGAATTTTGTTTTCGATTGTGATGACCCGAGATGGGACCCGGGGCGGCCAGGAGGGCACATCCTCCCCCTTACGGACATGGCAGACCATGACGTTTTGCATGTGATGTTCATGGGTGAGGATGCGCCAATCATGCGGGAACGCCTGCTCTCAGCCCTGCCAGACCTCAATGTCACCGGAGGGATTCCTCCTTACACCGATTGTGTGAACCTGTATGCACGTCAGGCGAAAAAACACCTGACCTTGCAGACCATCGCAGAATTGCTGCAGGTGTCGATGGATGAAACCATTGCATTTGGGGACAGTGACAACGACCTGGAAATGCTGCAGGCCGCAGGTCACGCCGTTCAGGTGGGAGACATGCCTTACCTGAATGGCATCTGCCAGGATCAGGTGAGCTGTCCGCTGGTTGGCCTGCCAGAGTGGCTGGACCGTTTTGTTGCACAGGGTTTCCAGCTCAAGAGATGA
- a CDS encoding GGDEF domain-containing protein, whose protein sequence is MNAAAEQTAVKPAKSRGLRPSWLLFFLAGLVLWALHLAFLPLLYTQFGTESVLLAFVVVALLAWSGGRSAGILFALIGHGITVWVLSSRLGVPLKYALQIPTLLVGLLVAVLAGHLRNLQRTLTRQTRELQGLQAEVQKHRESLERQARVDPLTGIYNRQHFCEVFYVEYMRAVRYGEKLSVALLDVDHFRSLNDQHSHVAGDQVLQDIAHILQSSVREMDVVARYGGGGFVLLLPCTPPEAALQLCNRLLSQVSGHMWAHIDPRMQVTLSGGLCSDLTLGSPEAMLGKSEELLQQAKQDGRNQIKK, encoded by the coding sequence TTGAACGCTGCGGCTGAACAGACAGCTGTGAAACCTGCAAAATCCAGAGGCCTCAGGCCGTCCTGGCTGCTGTTTTTTCTGGCAGGCCTGGTTTTGTGGGCACTTCATCTGGCGTTTCTGCCGTTGCTGTACACCCAGTTCGGCACAGAATCGGTGCTTCTGGCCTTCGTGGTGGTGGCTTTGCTGGCCTGGTCAGGTGGAAGGAGCGCAGGCATCCTGTTTGCACTGATCGGTCATGGGATCACGGTGTGGGTGCTGTCTTCCCGCCTGGGCGTCCCACTGAAGTACGCACTGCAAATCCCCACCCTGCTGGTTGGTCTGCTGGTGGCGGTGCTGGCAGGGCATCTGCGCAACCTGCAACGGACCCTCACCCGGCAGACCCGGGAACTGCAGGGCCTGCAGGCAGAAGTGCAAAAACACAGGGAATCGCTGGAACGACAGGCGAGGGTGGACCCCCTGACCGGGATTTACAACAGGCAGCATTTCTGTGAAGTGTTTTATGTGGAGTACATGCGGGCTGTGCGTTACGGGGAGAAACTCAGTGTGGCCCTGCTGGATGTGGACCACTTCAGGAGCCTCAATGACCAGCACTCGCATGTTGCAGGAGACCAGGTGTTGCAGGACATTGCCCACATCCTGCAATCCAGCGTTCGGGAGATGGACGTGGTGGCCCGCTATGGTGGAGGAGGATTTGTGCTGCTGCTCCCCTGCACCCCCCCAGAGGCCGCACTGCAACTCTGCAACCGGCTGCTGTCCCAGGTGTCCGGGCACATGTGGGCCCACATCGATCCACGCATGCAGGTGACCCTCAGCGGAGGTTTGTGCAGTGACCTGACGCTGGGCAGTCCAGAAGCGATGCTGGGAAAATCAGAGGAACTCCTGCAGCAGGCCAAGCAGGACGGGCGCAACCAGATCAAGAAGTAG
- a CDS encoding multicopper oxidase family protein, translating to MKQRLTAAALLTALLSSCAMKNPDVISYQDPEPLAGQRSGKAAEFTLTAQKSRLDLAGQSVEALTYNGTFPGPLLTLKAGEDVRITLKNNLSEPTNLHLHGLPLSPEVDDPFVVVPPGGSHTYAFQVPEEVHGTFWYHTHTHGASAAQLFSGLAGPLLVEAAKPNNPIEHMETHTVVFKDLPGAQHADDGVLMNGRENTLLVNGLVSPTLKTENSWVQLRLINASNARYLRLKLDDGLLQVVARDGIDLPGMERAQELLLTPGERADVLVSLQDHQNLKLQNLPYDRGVHSMGSHSGHTESKTAVVLTLQGPQKPGASVPRVETAPPPFLQLQGNEKVRKVILQETMQPVKFFINGRSFDMNRVDFHVSEGSTEIWELQNTTEMDHPFHLHTFPMQLIRIGGKEVPPVWKDTVNIPKNSTVTVAVHFKGFTGKTVFHCHIAEHEEAGMMGLLQVHPSGTALPASLEPIEPTVGPGEDAQHGH from the coding sequence ATGAAACAGAGGCTCACTGCAGCAGCCCTGCTGACTGCCCTGTTGTCCAGTTGTGCCATGAAAAACCCGGATGTCATTTCGTATCAGGACCCTGAGCCACTGGCAGGCCAGCGCAGTGGCAAAGCTGCCGAATTCACCCTCACCGCGCAGAAAAGCCGTCTGGACCTTGCAGGCCAGTCGGTGGAGGCCCTGACCTACAACGGCACGTTCCCGGGTCCTCTGCTGACCCTGAAAGCCGGAGAGGACGTGCGGATCACCCTCAAAAACAACCTCTCCGAGCCCACCAACCTGCACCTGCACGGACTCCCCCTCTCTCCAGAGGTGGATGATCCTTTTGTGGTGGTCCCTCCCGGGGGATCTCACACCTACGCTTTCCAGGTGCCTGAAGAGGTGCATGGCACCTTCTGGTATCACACCCACACCCACGGGGCTTCTGCAGCACAACTGTTTTCAGGCCTGGCAGGACCACTGTTGGTGGAGGCAGCAAAGCCGAACAACCCCATTGAGCACATGGAGACCCACACGGTGGTCTTCAAGGACCTGCCAGGTGCGCAGCACGCAGACGACGGTGTCCTGATGAACGGACGTGAAAACACCCTGCTGGTCAATGGCCTTGTCTCTCCCACTTTGAAGACCGAAAACAGCTGGGTGCAGCTCCGCCTGATCAATGCCTCCAATGCCCGTTACCTGCGCCTGAAACTGGATGATGGCCTCTTGCAGGTGGTGGCCCGTGACGGCATCGACCTTCCAGGCATGGAACGGGCACAGGAACTGCTGCTGACCCCCGGCGAGCGGGCAGATGTGCTGGTCTCCTTGCAGGACCACCAGAACCTCAAACTGCAGAACCTGCCTTACGACCGTGGCGTGCACAGCATGGGGAGCCATTCGGGCCACACGGAGAGCAAGACAGCTGTGGTCCTGACCCTGCAGGGGCCACAGAAACCTGGAGCCAGCGTTCCCCGCGTTGAAACTGCACCTCCACCCTTTTTACAACTGCAGGGCAATGAAAAAGTGCGGAAAGTGATCCTGCAGGAAACCATGCAGCCCGTGAAGTTCTTCATCAACGGACGCAGCTTCGACATGAACCGGGTGGATTTCCATGTCTCCGAGGGCAGCACCGAAATCTGGGAATTGCAGAACACCACCGAAATGGACCACCCTTTCCACCTCCACACCTTCCCAATGCAGCTGATTCGCATCGGTGGCAAGGAGGTCCCTCCGGTCTGGAAGGACACCGTGAACATCCCGAAAAACAGCACCGTCACTGTGGCCGTGCACTTCAAAGGCTTCACGGGCAAGACCGTTTTCCACTGTCACATCGCCGAGCATGAAGAAGCCGGGATGATGGGTCTTCTTCAGGTGCATCCCTCTGGGACAGCACTCCCGGCCTCTCTGGAGCCCATTGAACCCACAGTGGGTCCAGGAGAAGACGCACAACACGGGCACTGA
- a CDS encoding saccharopine dehydrogenase family protein, translating into MNQKHILVVGGYGKVGGTAARWLSSEVKQKVVVAGRNLSAAEQMVRESGGNLQARFLDLHRPEQHNAALQDVGLVMMCVEQTDLGFVEACIRNGVHYVDITATHNFMQQVETLNSEAQHAGVNVVLSVGLAPGLTNLMAAHALQEFDQVDRLNLSILLGLGEKHGDMAVDWTVHNLIHPFEEDRQGRTRTIQPFTERHPADFAAPYGKRQAYRFNFADQHVLRRTLQVPDIRTHLCFDSAPLTDLVALLGGLGVFRLAGQWKLQGLLRQVFARVHAGTDVFGIAVDAHGTKAGQPFHLQTSLLGHNEARMTGLMAGWVARELMGRAFPAGVHHIEQLFDPSRALHFATQQGCQLHVPSGKRHSSPTT; encoded by the coding sequence ATGAATCAGAAACACATTCTCGTTGTCGGTGGATATGGCAAGGTGGGAGGCACTGCAGCACGCTGGCTTTCCAGTGAAGTGAAACAGAAGGTGGTGGTGGCAGGGCGCAACCTTTCTGCAGCCGAACAGATGGTCAGAGAAAGTGGCGGCAACCTGCAAGCCAGATTCCTGGACCTGCACAGGCCCGAGCAACACAATGCGGCCCTGCAGGATGTTGGACTGGTGATGATGTGTGTGGAGCAGACCGATCTGGGATTTGTGGAGGCCTGCATCCGCAATGGGGTGCATTATGTGGACATCACCGCCACGCACAACTTCATGCAGCAGGTGGAAACCCTGAATTCAGAAGCACAGCACGCCGGGGTCAACGTGGTGCTCAGTGTGGGTCTGGCTCCAGGACTGACCAACCTGATGGCCGCACATGCCCTTCAGGAATTTGATCAGGTGGACCGTTTGAACCTCAGCATCTTGCTGGGTCTGGGAGAAAAGCACGGCGACATGGCTGTGGACTGGACCGTACACAACCTGATCCACCCTTTTGAGGAGGACAGGCAGGGCAGAACGCGCACCATCCAGCCTTTCACAGAAAGACATCCTGCTGACTTTGCCGCTCCTTACGGGAAGCGCCAGGCCTACCGATTCAATTTTGCAGACCAGCATGTGCTGCGCCGCACTTTGCAGGTGCCTGACATCCGAACCCACCTGTGCTTTGACTCTGCGCCCCTCACCGATCTGGTGGCCCTTCTGGGTGGACTGGGGGTCTTCAGGCTTGCGGGGCAATGGAAACTGCAGGGGCTTCTCCGGCAGGTGTTTGCCAGGGTGCATGCAGGAACAGATGTGTTTGGGATTGCTGTGGATGCCCACGGAACAAAAGCTGGACAGCCCTTTCACCTCCAGACCAGTCTGTTGGGGCACAACGAGGCCCGCATGACCGGGCTCATGGCAGGATGGGTGGCCCGTGAGTTGATGGGCCGGGCCTTTCCTGCAGGGGTGCACCACATTGAACAGCTGTTTGATCCTTCCCGTGCCCTGCACTTCGCCACCCAGCAGGGATGCCAGTTGCATGTGCCTTCCGGGAAGCGCCACAGCAGCCCCACAACCTGA
- the msrB gene encoding peptide-methionine (R)-S-oxide reductase MsrB — translation MNQNNNLPPLPATEDEWRAKLTPEQFRVLRQAGTERAFTGKYVDTDVNGVYRCAACGNVLFESSSKYHSGCGWPSFTETVRPEAVELLEDRSHGMVRTEVRCARCHSHLGHVFEDGPRDRGGLRYCMNSVALDLETET, via the coding sequence ATGAACCAGAACAACAATCTGCCGCCTTTGCCAGCCACAGAAGATGAATGGCGGGCAAAGCTCACCCCCGAGCAGTTCCGTGTGCTGCGTCAGGCGGGAACCGAACGGGCCTTCACCGGAAAGTACGTTGACACGGACGTGAACGGTGTGTACCGCTGTGCGGCCTGCGGAAATGTGCTTTTTGAAAGTTCCAGCAAATACCACTCCGGATGCGGCTGGCCCAGCTTCACCGAAACCGTCCGTCCAGAGGCTGTGGAGTTGCTGGAGGACCGCTCACACGGCATGGTTCGCACCGAGGTGCGCTGTGCAAGGTGCCACTCCCATCTGGGCCACGTGTTCGAGGATGGCCCGAGGGACCGTGGAGGCTTGCGTTACTGCATGAACAGCGTTGCGCTGGATCTGGAAACAGAAACCTGA
- a CDS encoding SDR family NAD(P)-dependent oxidoreductase — protein MSPSRTVLITGGTAGLGKHTAQEIAQAGWRVVITSRSADSAEKAAQQIRKDTGNNEVHAVPLDLADLQSVRKLPEHLKRLNLLPLQALIANAGLQYGNPHQRTRDGFEATFGTNHLGHVLLLHRLLPHLEQEARLILVSSGTHDPRSGGGYPPPYDLPAADLAHARLPEKDSARRQAMRLYSTSKLANLQTALHLARTFKNQGITVHAFDPGLMPETGLFRDHPAFLQLIFRLGTSLLPTLFPDFASTARRSGRHLALLVTDPGYATSTGQYFTQGGRRPRALPIEPSDLARDAQKAERLWKDSLTLVGEKAVQNTGALQQF, from the coding sequence ATGAGCCCGTCCAGAACCGTGCTCATCACTGGTGGGACAGCAGGACTTGGCAAACACACCGCACAGGAAATCGCACAAGCAGGCTGGAGGGTCGTCATCACCTCCCGTTCTGCAGACTCAGCAGAAAAAGCAGCACAACAGATCCGAAAGGACACCGGCAACAATGAAGTGCATGCTGTGCCCCTCGACCTTGCAGACCTGCAGTCGGTGCGCAAATTGCCAGAGCACCTGAAGCGGCTGAACCTGCTGCCCCTCCAGGCCCTGATTGCCAATGCAGGGCTCCAGTATGGCAACCCCCACCAGCGCACCAGAGACGGTTTTGAAGCGACTTTTGGAACCAACCACCTGGGCCATGTCCTGCTGCTCCATCGCTTGCTGCCCCACCTGGAGCAGGAGGCCCGCCTGATTCTGGTCAGCAGTGGCACCCATGATCCGCGTTCTGGCGGAGGATACCCCCCTCCATATGACCTTCCGGCAGCAGACCTTGCCCACGCCAGATTGCCTGAAAAGGATTCTGCAAGACGGCAGGCCATGCGCCTCTACTCCACCAGCAAACTGGCCAACCTGCAAACGGCCCTCCATCTGGCCCGCACGTTCAAAAATCAGGGCATCACAGTCCATGCCTTTGATCCGGGCCTGATGCCGGAAACAGGACTGTTTCGGGATCACCCTGCTTTTCTGCAGCTGATTTTCCGTCTGGGCACCTCACTGCTGCCCACCCTGTTCCCGGATTTTGCCAGCACCGCCAGACGCTCAGGAAGACACCTCGCCCTGCTGGTGACCGACCCCGGGTACGCCACCTCCACCGGGCAGTACTTCACCCAGGGAGGCCGCAGACCCCGTGCCCTGCCCATCGAACCTTCAGACCTGGCCCGGGACGCCCAGAAGGCAGAGCGCCTGTGGAAAGACTCCCTGACCCTCGTGGGCGAAAAGGCTGTGCAGAACACCGGGGCTTTGCAGCAGTTCTGA
- a CDS encoding TetR/AcrR family transcriptional regulator has translation MPQPPKTDPETILQTALQTVERDGPQALTVRALARDLGLSQNALYWHYPSRTALLEAVIRRGLEELLDQLKNATPQAKALSDLLPVAETYLQFAQERPKLYALMTSPVEDSGMSRPLWTYTTDLLAPFVGADRAPEAAVALWSYLHGAASLRPLLPLKEGKPESGLHLGLQALIRGLGALSESQS, from the coding sequence ATGCCGCAGCCCCCCAAAACCGACCCCGAAACCATCCTGCAGACCGCCTTGCAAACCGTTGAACGAGACGGACCCCAGGCCCTTACCGTGCGCGCCCTGGCCCGTGACCTTGGCCTGTCCCAGAATGCCCTGTACTGGCACTACCCGAGCCGCACCGCCCTGCTGGAAGCCGTCATCCGCAGAGGCCTGGAAGAACTGCTTGACCAGCTCAAAAATGCCACCCCTCAGGCAAAAGCCCTCTCAGACCTGCTCCCCGTTGCAGAAACCTACCTGCAGTTCGCGCAGGAGAGGCCAAAGCTGTACGCCCTGATGACCTCACCGGTGGAAGACTCCGGGATGAGCCGTCCCCTGTGGACCTACACCACAGACCTGCTTGCACCCTTTGTCGGCGCAGATCGTGCCCCAGAAGCCGCCGTGGCCCTGTGGTCCTACCTGCATGGGGCCGCGTCCCTGCGTCCACTGCTTCCCCTGAAAGAAGGCAAACCCGAATCTGGGCTGCACCTGGGGCTTCAGGCGCTCATCAGAGGGCTTGGTGCCCTGTCTGAATCCCAGAGCTGA
- a CDS encoding ATP-binding protein — translation MAQHPSLLPDLSAHQVLQALREPAFVCRLDGSGLIPNQKLLAVFPLGQHPQQMLLDIVHEEDHVHFGTLLYHHTHQNLPFNLTFRAAHDASWHELTMDPIEHQGEVTGWLGRITVLESSSDHLTSILEHIPLAINVMGLDGEIKLMNRYQEMASRTTREAYLGRTVSEVTPHFSETFRRIFETILATGEALPSQEYFTPRGEWWRSFHFPIKSRDGRILAVGNASLNITEQKNAEQHAQEQTDFLQKVTEDIPVTIQIRNLKTGKVVFRNRYASAVIGYTHEEIEQMNMQQQFMLVPPEDLQKFLTIYDRIRALKDGESIEDEYRLKHKDGRWRWLFGRSTVFSRDEAGGPLESLSVGIDITDRKEAEILLKERDRQMQALLEGHKRFVSDASHEIKTPIAGIQGNLEVLLRYPDIPAEEKQEILQDCHREAVRLGRLVSDLLSLARADRGILLLETDVRLDVMLQDLLREFEPLKGNHDLLLGEVAPCTVQGDPERLKQLLVILTENALKYTPAGGEVSLTLAREGDRAILKVQDTGIGIRQEDLPRVFERYFRADSSRLGQDPGGTGLGLPIARWIVEAHGGEIWLESQVGLGTTVVVSLPGCLEM, via the coding sequence CATCCGCAGCAGATGCTGCTGGACATTGTGCATGAAGAGGACCATGTGCATTTCGGGACCCTGCTGTACCACCACACCCACCAGAACCTTCCTTTCAATCTGACTTTCCGGGCTGCGCATGACGCCTCCTGGCATGAACTCACCATGGACCCCATTGAACACCAGGGTGAGGTCACGGGATGGCTGGGCAGAATCACCGTGCTGGAGTCCAGCAGCGACCACCTGACTTCGATTCTGGAGCACATCCCTCTGGCGATCAATGTGATGGGCCTGGATGGAGAAATCAAACTGATGAACCGGTACCAGGAGATGGCCTCGCGCACCACCCGTGAGGCTTATCTGGGCCGCACGGTCTCTGAGGTAACCCCACACTTCAGCGAAACCTTCAGAAGGATCTTCGAGACGATTCTTGCCACCGGAGAGGCTCTTCCTTCGCAGGAGTATTTCACCCCCAGAGGGGAATGGTGGAGGAGTTTTCATTTTCCCATCAAGTCCAGAGATGGGCGCATCCTGGCGGTGGGGAATGCCTCCCTGAACATCACAGAGCAGAAGAATGCCGAGCAGCATGCGCAGGAACAGACGGATTTTCTGCAGAAGGTCACCGAGGACATTCCGGTGACCATCCAGATCCGCAACCTCAAAACCGGCAAGGTGGTGTTCCGCAACCGGTATGCCAGTGCTGTGATCGGGTACACCCATGAGGAAATCGAGCAGATGAACATGCAGCAGCAGTTCATGCTGGTGCCGCCAGAAGACCTGCAAAAGTTCCTGACCATCTATGACCGCATCCGTGCCCTCAAGGACGGCGAGAGCATCGAGGACGAGTACCGCCTGAAGCACAAAGATGGCAGGTGGCGCTGGCTTTTTGGACGCAGCACGGTTTTTTCGCGGGATGAAGCAGGAGGGCCACTGGAATCCCTGAGTGTGGGCATCGACATCACCGACCGCAAGGAAGCCGAGATTCTCCTCAAGGAGCGGGACCGCCAGATGCAGGCCCTGCTGGAAGGCCACAAGCGTTTCGTTTCGGACGCGTCCCATGAGATCAAGACGCCCATTGCAGGCATTCAGGGCAACCTGGAGGTGCTCCTCCGCTACCCTGACATTCCAGCAGAGGAGAAGCAGGAAATCCTGCAGGACTGTCACCGTGAAGCGGTGCGGCTGGGGCGGCTGGTGTCCGACCTGCTCAGTCTGGCCCGTGCAGACCGGGGCATTCTGCTGCTGGAAACCGATGTGCGGCTGGATGTGATGCTGCAGGACCTCTTGCGGGAATTCGAGCCCCTGAAGGGCAACCATGACTTGCTGCTGGGTGAGGTTGCCCCCTGCACGGTGCAGGGAGACCCGGAGCGTCTGAAGCAACTGCTGGTGATCCTCACCGAGAACGCCTTGAAGTACACACCAGCAGGAGGAGAGGTCAGCCTCACTCTGGCCCGTGAGGGAGATCGCGCCATCCTGAAAGTGCAGGACACTGGAATCGGCATCCGGCAGGAGGACCTCCCCAGGGTCTTTGAGCGCTATTTCCGGGCGGATTCCAGCCGTCTGGGTCAGGACCCGGGAGGCACCGGACTGGGCCTGCCCATTGCCCGCTGGATTGTGGAGGCCCACGGGGGCGAAATCTGGCTGGAGAGCCAGGTGGGCCTGGGCACCACAGTGGTGGTGTCTCTTCCAGGGTGTCTGGAAATGTGA